The Gopherus evgoodei ecotype Sinaloan lineage chromosome 11, rGopEvg1_v1.p, whole genome shotgun sequence nucleotide sequence CAATATCATCCTTCTTTAAAGAAGTTACTGGACAGAGATCATTCCCACCATCACCTACATATATAATTTTTGTATATTTTACCCCTTGCCGTAACTTTTTATCTACAAATTCTTCTAACACTTTTCTTTTGCAGAGGTTTTTAGGGCACTTTGCACAATGATGAGTGTGAAAATTCTGCACAGTAAGATAGCCAGCGCCACTGAAAGTTGCAGGATTTGTGAACACTTCATCAAGCACTTCATGAAAGTTAGCAGCTTTTAAAATCCAGTCAATAAATACTGTATTAGAATCTGAAATTATTATGCAATCAAAGAAATCTTTGTTCTTGCCAATAAAATCTAAAAGATCTCTCATTCCTGTAGTGAAAGGAATTGTTGTCATAGTTCTTTTCATCTCATCTTCTCTTACTCCACTGTCTCCCAAATATCTAAAGACCCTACTCATGTATTCTGTCCAATGTCCTTTTTGATAGGAGTTTCTTAATTTGTTAGGCAGTTTTTCCTCAGGAGCACATTTCACAATCCAGGTGTCACTGTTTTCATCTATGACTGTATAGTCAAAGTCAAAAACCAGCAGAAACTTCATAGTTGTTAGATAAGAATATATTCTGAAAAAGAGAAATAATGTGTTTATATAAACAGATGCTTCTACTAAGTACTGAATTCCTACCATGATCTTCTGCTTGGAAAAGTGTAATTCTGTGAGAAAAAAGTCAGCAAGACAAATGTATAAAGGTAGTGAGCTGTTTGTGAGTGCTACATCTGTCAGAAAGGTGCTCAAGCAAGCAGATGATCTGTAAAGGTCAAAGTTCTAATTCACTATCCAACTACATTTTTAATTAGATAGTATAAAAAGTATCTGAAACACAATTGTATTGTTACTCACTAGTCTTCGCTGACACGAGCTCAATCTTGCATTCCTTGGACAGCATCATTTAAACAGCCAGGTGGCACTTCAGTTCTAAATTTTTTTATCCACATCACCAGCCAAAGCAACCCTCACAGCTTAAATTCTTCAGCTTGCAGACAGGAGATGGAAGCTTTTTATGAAAACCTTGAGAGAGACATTTGGAGATGCTGTTGTTGCTAGAAGTTTAACCCgttttctctccccccacacacacacttaaaaaaacccaacaactagTAACAATATTCAAGCAGCCACCTTGACTCAAAAATCAAGAACGCAAATAATACTGGCATTGAGTATTAATGTTGGCTTGTTATGGGGAGATTTATAGGTGACTGTGGTCCTGCAGCATTAGAGTTTATGGACCAGCCCCGAATACTCTGGAGGAGGAAACACCTCATCCTTTCTTTAGTGCAGTTCTAGGCACACATTTTGTTTATCTTAGTAATAACTTCATTCATCACCTTTTCTTCATTCAGAAAGAAGCCAGGCAAGTCCACAGCGGTTGTTAACAATATTTAAGCTACAGCTCGAACTCTCTCTAGTTTCAGCCCCAGTAAGTCTATAAAGGACACTTAATAGAGATGGAGAGAGGACCGTCCAGCATTAGACAAGCTCTTTTGGAAactgcagcccccgccccccaaacaaAGCACAGCACAACACAGCAGCAGAGGGCGCACAAAGCACAGGCAAAGGAGATCAGGGTTTTCGACTGCGCTCTGGGGAGCGGCAGAGCAGCCACACCGactggctggggcagcaggcagcacGCCGCgaggcggcggggagccaggccaGGCCGGGACACTCTTAGAAGCCGGCAGGCCGTTTGCATGGCAGCCCGGTGACCGGGGGAGCCCGGCGGGGGTGGGGGCCGCGGCAGCGCTGCTGTGCTAGCGCCGGACGCGGCGTCCCGGCCCGGCAAGGCCTTAGAGAGGCGCGTTCCGACCGGAGCCCGGGCGAGGCTCGCGGCAGCAGCCGGGAACACTCGGCCTCGCGGGCGGCAGCCGGGCCGCGCGGAGCGCTCACCCTCAGCCTCTGGGCGCGGCAGATCCGGGCCCGACAGtcatgggcagggctgggccgtGCGGCCGCTACACCGGCCTCGAGGGGAAGCGCCCGACTGGGCCAGGTCCTGCGGCATCTCCGGTCCTCCTGCTCTGACACTGAGCCGGGCCGCTTCCGGCTCCGCCCCGCCAAGTCACGTGACACCCCTCCCTGCCAGTCGCGccgtctgtctccctccccctttcGGTTGCCTAGTGACCGCCGTACACAGGCCCCGCGCGAGCCTGGCGCCGCTGGGGCTGCCCCGGGTGTAGAGGGTTATGGAGGCGGCCGCCAGGCCCGCGGCGCTCAATGAGCGGCGCAAAGGCCAGAGACTGGATCCCACGCGTGAGTGACACGAGGCTGCCGGAGCCACGGGGGCGGTGCCGGGCCGTGGTGCTAAGAGCGGGATGGGGGCGAGGCCGTGGGGTGTCGTGCCCGCCCCCATGGGGCCCACCCCCCGCCTGCGAACCTGTGCCACGGCCCAGGGGGCCGGTATGCGGCAAAGACCCCACCGGAGGGACGGAGGTAGCCCCTGGCTAATGCACCACACACCCCCGGCCCGGGGGTTCCCGGCCTGTAACCGCGGCGGCACGCTGAGGTTTCCTGGGCAGCCAAGGGAGTAAAGCAGTTACGTGGGGGTGAAGAACTGGGGTGGCCATGGAAATGAAGGACAGTTGAGGTGAACGGTGCCTACATGTGTTACGTGGTGGTGCCCAGACAGATGGGGGATGTGGTGCTCAAAGGTGGAGCTGACATGCCCGGCACAAGGAAGACAGCACGCTTACCTGCAGAGCAGGTGATGCCAAGACACAAGGGCTGCACTACCTGTTCCTGGAACCAACGGGTTAGATGTTGGGCCTAAAGAGGTGTAGGATGTGCAGTGCACTGCAGTGAAAGAGAGAATATAATCCTCTTTCTCCATTCTCACTCCAGATGAGCCCCTGGGCTCATGGTCTGGCATCACAGAAGAGTGCAGGAAAAATACAGTACGACTCCCTTTATCCATTCCCTTGCTGGGTTACCCTTTAAGAAAACTGGCAACAGAGACTGTAAACAAAGAACAAACAGACATAAAATATCACTGTCAGAGAAAGCAATATCTCACATAGTAAAAACCTTCCATCTTAAATCCCCTCATAGCTCTGGTTCCTTGCAGACATGCAAGTAGATTTCTAGAGCCTGTTTCTCCTCTCAAGGGTATACATAGGAGTAACtcaactgaaattaatggaggTACAGGTACATGAAACTATTGTAGGAGTAGAATCAGGCTGCTTATATAAAGATGCAGCCTGTGATAGACAATCATGGCTACATACAGTATTCTACTATTGACACTTGGTTTGTGCAAATCCCCTTGTTTAGAGGTGGAAGACCAGGCCCAATACACCAGACAAAAGGCAGTTAGCAGAGAAGCAATTTTATCTAAAAGtaggttttaattttaaacattgtcAGAACAGGAAAAAGTTGTCCCCTTTTTTAGATTTGTCATGCAGTACTCTTACAAACCAGATGGGCAAAGTTTTCTAAGAGAATTTAACTTTACTcaaatatctatttttttaaagcagtaatGACCAACATGAAGGACATTTCCTGAAAATTAATGACTGGCAGGAGGAGTTGAGGGCCTGAAAAGTACAGGAAAGCAAGACACATTGGTCTGTCAAGTAACATGAGGCTCTGGATCTGGGGGTTAGTTCTGACTGTGCTCCTGCTCCTGGATACCAGAATTACATTACATAGTAGAATCAAACTAATATGATGCTTTACTGTCAGTGCTGGTTAGGAGTCCAAATCTTGGTGTGGGTTTGAACCCAGGATTTTCTGGCCAGAAGTGCTACAAACTGAGTGAACtcattcttttgttctttctttcacaTAGCAGAAAATAGTTTGGAAGAATATAATGTTCCAGAGAGTATTTTTCTTCCAAATGGAGTAGATCTTCGCCAGGTTACTGTTCTGCCAAAGGCAGAATGGGTGAGGATTCGAGACAGTGTTGACAGTGCAGCTAGAGAAGCAGCACGGATTCATGCAGAGAGGAAAGAACGGAAAGATATGCACTTACGTTCCAAAGCAGTTGTGAAAAACTGGCCCAACACCATTGCAGTAAGTGAAATGCTCATTTAGAAATTGGAGGGTTACTTTTCGTATACATTAGATTAGATTGATCACCTCCCACTCcaacagtgtagaccaggccttagagtgaactattcccctcccttctccaggtACAGACACATACACACTTCTTAACAAGATTTTCactataaaagacggttactcacctttgtaactgttgttcttcgagatgtgttgctcatatccattccagttaggtgtacgcgccgcgcgtgcacattcgtcggaaaacttttaccctagcaactcagtgggccggcaggtcgccccctagagtggcgccaccatggcgctccatatatactcctgccggcccacccgctcctcagttccttcttgccggctactccgacagtggggaaggagggcgggtgcggaatggatatgagcaacacatctcgaagaacaacagttacaaaggtgagtaaccgtcttttcttcttcgagtgattgctcatatccattccagttaggtgaatcccaagccttacaaaggcggtggggtcggagtgaaatgtggcagaataaaactgccgagccagaggctacagcctctcttgactgctgaaccagggcatactgcgaagcaaaggtaaggaccgaggaccaatggagcttcgtgacaggtctcgtgggtagaaacacgagccagcaaggcggcagatgaagcctgagccctggtagaatgcacggtgatgtggcttggggaaatatgagccaaatcagaacaagtggggatgtccgccatcacccaagatgagatcctctgagaggaaaacaagcaagccctccctttggcccgctaccggggcagagctggggcaccttaggaaatgattctgtcagcacaacataatgcgagcactccacagatgtccaaggagtgcaacggttatgcccattgcgttgagctgtgggtaacatgaaaggccaaaacaccttagggaggaaagccgggtgcggtcacaactgcaccttgtctttgtggaaccttcgtaagagctctgatctcagagacccgtctggccaagactaggttgaggccccagggcggggctgggcggcgcacccgagggtgcaagcgctccaagcccttgagggacctcgaacccatagagcgtgggacactgaacgtccatcttagcctgctggaaggtagggacggctgctgagagtatcctcagcgatgataccgccagatcctgccgctgaaggccagaggcaggccaaatagaggggatcgagacctcagcaggagcaagatcgagcgtactgcagctgtaaaggaaacgcttccacctggctcggtacgttgaccaggtggaaggctgcctgtcaccccaactcaggtacgcaggagccaccgtgaggcgaagaggctgcaggtccgagtgacgaagcctgtcattgccctgagtgatgaggtctgggctgacaggccgagcaacgtggtatgtcagtgctgcctggaccactctggagtgatcatgatgacgcacgctccgcccctgcggaatttgagcaggacgtaacgaaccagtgggaacagcgggaaggcataatgcagttggccgttccacggtatcaggaatgcgtccaagatcgattccgaggagagaccttggaaggagcagaacacctggcatttcctgcactcgcggtgagcgaacaggtctgtgtgaggaaccatttccacctccggaaagcgggacgcctcacatggggcagagtgatgactcgtaagacaggaaagacctgctgagtcaaagagataagacgttccgaacgcctgggagaaaggacgtcgccagctccatcgagcgggccatgcaaaagacccggaaatggatggcctcctgacaaaaaaggggggaggactatgtcccccctgaatgcttatgaagcacctggccattgtgttggctgtaaacaccgagatacaacggcctcgcagctgccgatggaacccctggcatgccaggcggactactctgatttttggggcattaatgaggaatgccagctccctagaagaccgaaggccttaagctcggaggtgaccatgagcactcgagcagagagatgatgcgtccgccgtcaggggcagtgagggctggggcggatgaaaccgcatcctgtccacaccaaggagggggttagccaccactctagggagcctaaggcgttcgagggaacggtgactaccatgaccattggctccctgtccaagcggtacgccgaggtgggccggacttggagaggacggaggcggagcttggcgtgcttggttacaaacttgcgggcaaccatggacccaggagactgagacaagaacgagctgaggtcgttgggaaagccttcagacctcagatgattgatgccatcgcctaaaaccgcagttgcgataagcaggctccggctaggtaggagaccaagatagcccctaggaagcccaacctctgcgtgggaaccagagtggattgctctatagtaatcatcaggccttgatctgtgaataagaccgtgacgatgcccacggctgagtgggttgtgcgtcagagtctcctcggataagcgaatcgtcccaatacggaaaaacgcatatccgacatagctacggtaggcggcgactatggccgtaaaccgggagtattcaccgctggctataaagcggaggcatctcccgtgcggagggaagatggcattgcgaaagtacgcgtccttcctatccagggcggcatagtagcccccaggaggcaaggatggaataatggttcccagggataccatgcagaactttaaccttatcccaaaccggttgagtccatgcaggaccagggaggtctgagacctgtgttcgagtggggaactagggcataacgggagtaaaacccctagcccctttcgtccgctgaagggggacagggctggagcaatttaaaggtggtacctatgctccatcgtgcgcaggacccagcgatctaaaagtaactggggccatgccaggagaaagcgggatcaggaccccgtcctgcgactggtacaccgccctccgacgaaccttggaaggtccgtctttggtcccagtggtaattgcgagggacctcgactctggctttttagggggcctgacgtttgtctgcgaccaccttggccttgccgttttccagagttctgcctctggctaggcacagagtatggcggctggggccataaaggcctgcgtttggtcgcaagcgtatacacgctgagacgcattaggaccctattgtccagcaggcttcgcagtctggggctgtctctgccgcgaagatgcctttaccaacaaagggtaaattctttcccccgtcctccaagacggcagcgaactctaggtgggaggttcgagggagaaactcctccacccaggtgctataattatcgca carries:
- the PHOSPHO2 gene encoding pyridoxal phosphate phosphatase PHOSPHO2, which encodes MKFLLVFDFDYTVIDENSDTWIVKCAPEEKLPNKLRNSYQKGHWTEYMSRVFRYLGDSGVREDEMKRTMTTIPFTTGMRDLLDFIGKNKDFFDCIIISDSNTVFIDWILKAANFHEVLDEVFTNPATFSGAGYLTVQNFHTHHCAKCPKNLCKRKVLEEFVDKKLRQGVKYTKIIYVGDGGNDLCPVTSLKKDDIAMPRQGYTLQKMISQMSEDLDPVQSSVLVWSSGIEILSHLKLLIKE